A window of the Lagopus muta isolate bLagMut1 chromosome 1, bLagMut1 primary, whole genome shotgun sequence genome harbors these coding sequences:
- the ATP7B gene encoding copper-transporting ATPase 2 isoform X3: MERKLDNKMRRELSCLATLNNKNITLVSVRKRQAAHDVPELLIIGEGSKAGSPLEASRKLQKEEKVLQRNSMGMPEVSTTERQVLSNADSPPSCALEPEMKQNFAFDNMGYEESFEAMPSPSSQEHTVAVNVVGMTCQSCVQSIEGRISKVKGVVSIKVSLELNNALVKYLQSEISAEQICQEIEDMGFDANIAEEKLAPVSVNLPCSREAVIKLRIEGMTCQSCVTSIEGKIKKLHGVAKIKVSLGNQEAVIVYHPYIIQPEELRSHISNLGYNCTIKSKSAPLKLGVLDARNLQSADPKETPASLESEGLHPLVASKSSTATVTVHIEGMHCKSCVRNIEGNISSLPGIQSIEVSLEHKCAVVQYSPNLITLPALQQAIESLPPGNFKVCLPNSSEANSQSSPSPALVCDLFREPLKDTTCTAVIRIDGMTCNSCVQSIEGTISQRQGVQHVAVSLADKTGTIHYDPANTNGEELRAAIEEMGFDASLLTVYCAFVQDIGAGEYERWPDASNTAAQPPVPELPGLDCVSDALPDSPHPDEPNQPSGATAKKCFLQITGMTCASCVSTIERHLQKEEGIVSVLVALMAGKAEIKYEPDFIQPLEIAQLIHNLGFEATVIEDQSETEGNVELLITGMTCASCVHNIESKLMRTNGIFYASVALATCKAHIQFDPEITGPRDIIKIIEEIGFHACVSRRVPNTHNLDHKKEIQQWRKSFLCSLVFGIPVLILMIYMLIPGGEHHGAMVLEQNLIPGLSILNLLFFVLCTFVQFLGGWYFYIQAYKSLKHKAANMDVLIVLATTIAYVYSCVILLVAIVEKAEESPVTFFDTPPMLFVFIALGRWLEHIAKSKTSEALAKLISLQATEATVVTLGPDHTIIREEQVPVELVQRGDIVKVVPGGKFPVDGKVIEGNSMADESLITGEAMPVTKKPGSTVIAGSINAHGSVLVNATHVGNDTTLAQIVKLVEEAQMSKNQNKHLSKAELILRFAFQTSITVLSIACPCSLGLATPTAVMVGTGVAAQNGILIKGGKPLEMAHKIKTVMFDKTGTITCGVPKVMRVLLLGDTAVLSLKKVLAVVGTAEASSEHPLGVAVTKYCKEELGTQSLGYCTNFQAVPGCGISCKVGGVEAVVGVADEGVDKLDANKSGDSSALLGDGTLITLSESNGSSSSHTYSVLIGNREWMRRNGLHIANDVNDAMTDHETKGQTAILVAIDGVLCGMIAIADTVKQEAALAVHTLKNMGIDVVLITGDNRKTAKAIATQVGIKKVFAEVLPSHKVAKVQELQNGRRKVAMVGDGVNDSPALARADIGIAIGTGTDVAIEAADVVLIRNDLLDVVASIHLSKRTVRRIRINLILALIYNLLGIPIAAGVFMPAGLVLQPWMGSAAMAASSVSVVLSSLQLKCYKKPDTESYEAQAQGCMKPLTPSQISVHIGMDDRRRDSSRSAPWDQISQVSLSSLTSDKLPRHNGFFEEEGDKWSLLMNGGDEEQYI, translated from the exons GTTTTGTCCAATGCTGACTCTCCTCCTAGCTGTGCGCTGGAacctgaaatgaaacagaattttgcTTTTGACAACATGGGCTATGAGGAGAGCTTTGAAGCCATGCCCTCACCAtcttcccaggaacacactgtTGCAGTCAATGTGGTGGGAATGACTTGCCAATCTTGTGTGCAGTCGATAGAAGGACGAATTTCCAAAGTTAAGGGTGTTGTGAGTATTAAAGTCTCCCTTGAACTGAATAATGCTTTAGTAAAATATCTGCAGTCAGAAATAAGCGCTGAACAGATTTGCCAAGAAATAGAGGATATGGGCTTTGATGCTAACATAGCAGAAGAAAAGTTGGCACCAGTGTCTGTAAATTTGCCGTGCTCGAGAGAAGCAGTAATAAAGCTTCGGATAGAAGGCATGACGTGCCAGTCCTGTGTCACCAGCATTGAAGGAAAGATTAAGAAGCTTCACGGTGTGGCAAAAATCAAAGTGTCACTTGGTAACCAGGAAGCAGTTATTGTTTACCATCCTTACATCATTCAGCCTGAGGAACTTAGGAGCCATATCAGTAACCTGGGGTACAACTGCACCATTAAGAGTAAATCGGCACCTTTGAAGCTTGGTGTGCTTGATGCCAGGAACCTGCAGAGTGCAGACCCCAAGGAGACACCAGCATCTCTTGAGAGTGAGGGTTTGCATCCGCTGGTTGCcagcaagagcagcacagctacGGTGACTGTACATATAGAAGGCATGCACTGCAAATCTTGTGTCAGAAACATTGAAGGAAATATATCCTCTCTTCCAGGCATACAAAGTATTGAAGTCTCCTTGGAGCATAAATGTGCTGTTGTACAGTATAGCCCAAATTTAATTACCTTGCCTGCTTTGCAGCAAGCTATTGAATCCCTTCCACCTGGGAACTTTAAAGTTTGCCTCCCTAATAGTTCAGAAGCAAATAGCCAGTCATCTCCATCTCCTGCTTTGGTGTGTGATCTCTTCAGAGAGCCACTGAAAGACACAACGTGCACAGCTGTTATTAGGATTGATGGCATGACCTGCAACTCCTGTGTACAGTCCATAGAAGGAACAATATCTCAGAGACAAGGTGTGCAGCATGTAGCAGTTTCTTTAGCTGACAAGACTGGGACCATACATTATGATCCAGCAAACACGAATGGAGAGGAGTTGAGAGCTGCCATAGAAGAAATGGGGTTTGATGCATCTTTGCTGACAG TTTATTGTGCATTTGTTCAAGATATTGGGGCAGGAGAATACGAGCGTTGGCCTGATGCCAGTAACACCGCAGCGCAGCCTCCAGTCCCAGAGCTTCCAGGGTTGGATTGTGTCTCCGATGCACTTCCAGACAGCCCTCATCCTGATGAGCCAAACCAGCCCAGCGGAGCAACAGCCAAGAAGTGCTTTTTACAAATCACTGGCATGACCTGTGCATCGTGTGTGTCTACCATTGAAAGacatctgcagaaagaagaag GTATTGTTTCAGTGTTGGTAGCACTGATGGCAGGTAAAGCAGAGATAAAATACGAGCCTGACTTCATACAGCCTCTTGAAATAGCACAGTTGATCCACAACTTGGGTTTTGAAGCCACTGTCATAGAAGATCaatcagaaacagaaggaaatgtggAGCTGCTT ATTACAGGGATGACTTGTGCTTCCTGTGTTCACAATATTGAATCCAAACTTATGAGAACAAATGGCATATTCTACGCCTCAGTTGCACTTGCTACTTGCAAAGCTCACATCCAGTTTGATCCTGAAATTACAGGACCTCGagatattataaaaataattgag gaaattggCTTTCATGCTTGTGTGTCTAGAAGAGTTCCAAATACACATAACTTGGAtcataaaaaggaaatacagca GTGGAGGAAGTCTTTTTTGTGCAGCCTTGTGTTTGGTATTCCTGTCTTAATCCTAATGATTTATATGCTAATACCTGGCGGCGAGCACCATGGGGCTATGGTGCTGGAGCAGAATCTCATTCCTGGATTATCTATTTTAAATCTTCTCTTCTTTGTCCTGTGCACTTTTGTTCAG TTCCTTGGTGGATGGTATTTTTACATACAAGCTTACAAGTCACTGAAGCACAAGGCAGCCAATATGGATGTGCTCATCGTTCTGGCCACAACGATTGCTTATGTGTATTCATGTGTGATCCTGTTGGTGGCGATAGttgaaaaggcagaggaaagccCTGTCACTTTCTTTGACACTCCTCCAATGCTGTTTGTATTCATTGCCCTTGGGAGATGGCTTGAACATATAGCAAAG AGTAAGACCTCAGAAGCTCTTGCTAAACTTATATCTCTTCAAGCCACGGAAGCCACTGTTGTGACTCTTGGACCTGACCACACTATTATCAG AGAGGAGCAGGTACCTGTTGAACTGGTTCAAAGGGGTGATATTGTAAAGGTTGTTCCAGGTGGAAAGTTCCCAGTGGATGGGAAAGTCATTGAAGGCAATTCTATGGCAGATGAGTCTCTCATTACTG GGGAAGCTATGCCTGTCACTAAAAAGCCTGGGAGCACAGTGATTGCTGGCTCTATAAATGCACATGGCTCAGTTCTTGTTAATGCAACTCATGTTGGTAATGATACCACCCTGGCACAGATTGTGAAATTGGTGGAAGAAGCTCAAATGTCAAAG AATCAGAACAAGCACCTTTCAAAAGCTGAACTAATACTGAGGTTTGCATTTCAAACCTCAATCACTGTGCTGAGCATTGCATGCCCCTGTTCTTTAGGCTTGGCTACCCCAACAGCTGTGATGGTGGGCACAGGAGTTGCTGCGCAGAATGGTATTCTCATCAAAGGCGGAAAACCTCTGGAAATGGCACACAAG ATCAAGACTGTGATGTTTGATAAGACGGGGACCATTACTTGTGGAGTTCCTAAAGTCATGAGGGTTCTTCTGCTGGGAGACACAGCTGTGCTCTCTCTGAAGAAGGTACTGGCAGTGGTTGGCACTGCAGAAGCCAGCAGTGAGCATCCTTTAGGAGTGGCGGTCACTAAATACTGCAAAGAG GAGCTTGGCACTCAGAGCCTGGGATACTGCACCAACTTCCAGGCAGTCCCAGGTTGTGGCATCAGCTGCAAAGTAGGTGGTGTTGAGGCTGTCGTGGGTGTGGCTGATGAGGGTGTTGATAAGTTGGACGCTAACAAGagtggggacagcagtgctCTTCTGGGAGATGGCACACTGATCACACTCTCTGAATCGAATG GTTCATCATCTTCCCACACATACTCAGTATTGATTGGAAATCGTGAGTGGATGCGACGGAATGGCTTGCATATTGCAAACGATGTCAATGATGCCATGACAGACCATGAAACTAAAGGACAGACAGCCATATTAGTGGCTATAGATG GTGTCTTGTGTGGAATGATCGCAATTGCAGACACTGTCAAGCAGGAGGCAGCCCTTGCTGTGCACACACTGAAGAACATGGGAATAGATGTGGTGCTGATAACGGGTGACAACAGGAAAACTGCAAAAGCCATTGCTACTCAG GTTGGGATCAAAAAAGTCTTCGCTGAGGTTCTTCCTTCTCACAAAGTTGCAAAGGTCCAAGAACTCCAAAATGGGAGGAGAAAGGTTGCGATGGTTGGTGATGGAGTCAATGATTCCCCTGCACTAGCCAGGGCCGACATTGGAATTGCAATTGGAACGGGCACCGATGTTGCCATTGAAGCAGCAGATGTTGTTCTTATCCGA AATGACTTGCTGGATGTAGTTGCCAGTATTCACTTATCGAAGAGAACAGTGCGGAGAATACGAATAAATCTGATTCTTGCCTTAATTTATAACCTGCTTGGAATACCAATAGCAGCAG GTGTGTTCATGCCTGCTGGTCTTGTGCTTCAGCCTTGGATGGGATCAGCTGCCATGGCAGCTTCTTCTGTGTCTGTCGTGCTGTCTTCCCTGCAGCTGAAATG ctATAAGAAGCCAGACACAGAAAGTTATGAAGCTCAAGCTCAAGGCTGCATGAAGCCGCTTACCCCTTCCCAAATCAGTGTTCATATTGGAATGGATGACAGGAGGAGGGATTCATCCAGATCGGCTCCGTGGGATCAAATTAGCCAAGTGTCTCTTTCTTCCTTGACTTCAGACAAGCTGCCGAGACATAATGGGTTTTTTGAGGAGGAAGGGGACAAGTGGTCACTGCTGATGAATGGAGGAGATGAAGAACAGTACATCTGA
- the ATP7B gene encoding copper-transporting ATPase 2 isoform X2, producing MERKLDNKMRRELSCLATLNNKNITLVSVRKRQAAHDVPELLIIGEGSKAGSPLEASRKLQKEEKVLQRNSMGMPEVSTTERQVLSNADSPPSCALEPEMKQNFAFDNMGYEESFEAMPSPSSQEHTVAVNVVGMTCQSCVQSIEGRISKVKGVVSIKVSLELNNALVKYLQSEISAEQICQEIEDMGFDANIAEEKLAPVSVNLPCSREAVIKLRIEGMTCQSCVTSIEGKIKKLHGVAKIKVSLGNQEAVIVYHPYIIQPEELRSHISNLGYNCTIKSKSAPLKLGVLDARNLQSADPKETPASLESEGLHPLVASKSSTATVTVHIEGMHCKSCVRNIEGNISSLPGIQSIEVSLEHKCAVVQYSPNLITLPALQQAIESLPPGNFKVCLPNSSEANSQSSPSPALVCDLFREPLKDTTCTAVIRIDGMTCNSCVQSIEGTISQRQGVQHVAVSLADKTGTIHYDPANTNGEELRAAIEEMGFDASLLTDIGAGEYERWPDASNTAAQPPVPELPGLDCVSDALPDSPHPDEPNQPSGATAKKCFLQITGMTCASCVSTIERHLQKEEGIVSVLVALMAGKAEIKYEPDFIQPLEIAQLIHNLGFEATVIEDQSETEGNVELLITGMTCASCVHNIESKLMRTNGIFYASVALATCKAHIQFDPEITGPRDIIKIIEEIGFHACVSRRVPNTHNLDHKKEIQQWRKSFLCSLVFGIPVLILMIYMLIPGGEHHGAMVLEQNLIPGLSILNLLFFVLCTFVQFLGGWYFYIQAYKSLKHKAANMDVLIVLATTIAYVYSCVILLVAIVEKAEESPVTFFDTPPMLFVFIALGRWLEHIAKSKTSEALAKLISLQATEATVVTLGPDHTIIREEQVPVELVQRGDIVKVVPGGKFPVDGKVIEGNSMADESLITGEAMPVTKKPGSTVIAGSINAHGSVLVNATHVGNDTTLAQIVKLVEEAQMSKAPIQQLADKFSGYFVPFIIIISTVTLIVWITIGFINFDIIQKYFPNQNKHLSKAELILRFAFQTSITVLSIACPCSLGLATPTAVMVGTGVAAQNGILIKGGKPLEMAHKIKTVMFDKTGTITCGVPKVMRVLLLGDTAVLSLKKVLAVVGTAEASSEHPLGVAVTKYCKEELGTQSLGYCTNFQAVPGCGISCKVGGVEAVVGVADEGVDKLDANKSGDSSALLGDGTLITLSESNGSSSSHTYSVLIGNREWMRRNGLHIANDVNDAMTDHETKGQTAILVAIDGVLCGMIAIADTVKQEAALAVHTLKNMGIDVVLITGDNRKTAKAIATQVGIKKVFAEVLPSHKVAKVQELQNGRRKVAMVGDGVNDSPALARADIGIAIGTGTDVAIEAADVVLIRNDLLDVVASIHLSKRTVRRIRINLILALIYNLLGIPIAAGVFMPAGLVLQPWMGSAAMAASSVSVVLSSLQLKCYKKPDTESYEAQAQGCMKPLTPSQISVHIGMDDRRRDSSRSAPWDQISQVSLSSLTSDKLPRHNGFFEEEGDKWSLLMNGGDEEQYI from the exons GTTTTGTCCAATGCTGACTCTCCTCCTAGCTGTGCGCTGGAacctgaaatgaaacagaattttgcTTTTGACAACATGGGCTATGAGGAGAGCTTTGAAGCCATGCCCTCACCAtcttcccaggaacacactgtTGCAGTCAATGTGGTGGGAATGACTTGCCAATCTTGTGTGCAGTCGATAGAAGGACGAATTTCCAAAGTTAAGGGTGTTGTGAGTATTAAAGTCTCCCTTGAACTGAATAATGCTTTAGTAAAATATCTGCAGTCAGAAATAAGCGCTGAACAGATTTGCCAAGAAATAGAGGATATGGGCTTTGATGCTAACATAGCAGAAGAAAAGTTGGCACCAGTGTCTGTAAATTTGCCGTGCTCGAGAGAAGCAGTAATAAAGCTTCGGATAGAAGGCATGACGTGCCAGTCCTGTGTCACCAGCATTGAAGGAAAGATTAAGAAGCTTCACGGTGTGGCAAAAATCAAAGTGTCACTTGGTAACCAGGAAGCAGTTATTGTTTACCATCCTTACATCATTCAGCCTGAGGAACTTAGGAGCCATATCAGTAACCTGGGGTACAACTGCACCATTAAGAGTAAATCGGCACCTTTGAAGCTTGGTGTGCTTGATGCCAGGAACCTGCAGAGTGCAGACCCCAAGGAGACACCAGCATCTCTTGAGAGTGAGGGTTTGCATCCGCTGGTTGCcagcaagagcagcacagctacGGTGACTGTACATATAGAAGGCATGCACTGCAAATCTTGTGTCAGAAACATTGAAGGAAATATATCCTCTCTTCCAGGCATACAAAGTATTGAAGTCTCCTTGGAGCATAAATGTGCTGTTGTACAGTATAGCCCAAATTTAATTACCTTGCCTGCTTTGCAGCAAGCTATTGAATCCCTTCCACCTGGGAACTTTAAAGTTTGCCTCCCTAATAGTTCAGAAGCAAATAGCCAGTCATCTCCATCTCCTGCTTTGGTGTGTGATCTCTTCAGAGAGCCACTGAAAGACACAACGTGCACAGCTGTTATTAGGATTGATGGCATGACCTGCAACTCCTGTGTACAGTCCATAGAAGGAACAATATCTCAGAGACAAGGTGTGCAGCATGTAGCAGTTTCTTTAGCTGACAAGACTGGGACCATACATTATGATCCAGCAAACACGAATGGAGAGGAGTTGAGAGCTGCCATAGAAGAAATGGGGTTTGATGCATCTTTGCTGACAG ATATTGGGGCAGGAGAATACGAGCGTTGGCCTGATGCCAGTAACACCGCAGCGCAGCCTCCAGTCCCAGAGCTTCCAGGGTTGGATTGTGTCTCCGATGCACTTCCAGACAGCCCTCATCCTGATGAGCCAAACCAGCCCAGCGGAGCAACAGCCAAGAAGTGCTTTTTACAAATCACTGGCATGACCTGTGCATCGTGTGTGTCTACCATTGAAAGacatctgcagaaagaagaag GTATTGTTTCAGTGTTGGTAGCACTGATGGCAGGTAAAGCAGAGATAAAATACGAGCCTGACTTCATACAGCCTCTTGAAATAGCACAGTTGATCCACAACTTGGGTTTTGAAGCCACTGTCATAGAAGATCaatcagaaacagaaggaaatgtggAGCTGCTT ATTACAGGGATGACTTGTGCTTCCTGTGTTCACAATATTGAATCCAAACTTATGAGAACAAATGGCATATTCTACGCCTCAGTTGCACTTGCTACTTGCAAAGCTCACATCCAGTTTGATCCTGAAATTACAGGACCTCGagatattataaaaataattgag gaaattggCTTTCATGCTTGTGTGTCTAGAAGAGTTCCAAATACACATAACTTGGAtcataaaaaggaaatacagca GTGGAGGAAGTCTTTTTTGTGCAGCCTTGTGTTTGGTATTCCTGTCTTAATCCTAATGATTTATATGCTAATACCTGGCGGCGAGCACCATGGGGCTATGGTGCTGGAGCAGAATCTCATTCCTGGATTATCTATTTTAAATCTTCTCTTCTTTGTCCTGTGCACTTTTGTTCAG TTCCTTGGTGGATGGTATTTTTACATACAAGCTTACAAGTCACTGAAGCACAAGGCAGCCAATATGGATGTGCTCATCGTTCTGGCCACAACGATTGCTTATGTGTATTCATGTGTGATCCTGTTGGTGGCGATAGttgaaaaggcagaggaaagccCTGTCACTTTCTTTGACACTCCTCCAATGCTGTTTGTATTCATTGCCCTTGGGAGATGGCTTGAACATATAGCAAAG AGTAAGACCTCAGAAGCTCTTGCTAAACTTATATCTCTTCAAGCCACGGAAGCCACTGTTGTGACTCTTGGACCTGACCACACTATTATCAG AGAGGAGCAGGTACCTGTTGAACTGGTTCAAAGGGGTGATATTGTAAAGGTTGTTCCAGGTGGAAAGTTCCCAGTGGATGGGAAAGTCATTGAAGGCAATTCTATGGCAGATGAGTCTCTCATTACTG GGGAAGCTATGCCTGTCACTAAAAAGCCTGGGAGCACAGTGATTGCTGGCTCTATAAATGCACATGGCTCAGTTCTTGTTAATGCAACTCATGTTGGTAATGATACCACCCTGGCACAGATTGTGAAATTGGTGGAAGAAGCTCAAATGTCAAAG gCACCAATCCAGCAACTGGCAGATAAGTTTAGTGGATATTTTGTTCCATTTATCATCATAATTTCTACAGTGACTTTGATAGTATGGATCACAATTGGTTTTATAAATTTTGAtattattcagaaatattttcct AATCAGAACAAGCACCTTTCAAAAGCTGAACTAATACTGAGGTTTGCATTTCAAACCTCAATCACTGTGCTGAGCATTGCATGCCCCTGTTCTTTAGGCTTGGCTACCCCAACAGCTGTGATGGTGGGCACAGGAGTTGCTGCGCAGAATGGTATTCTCATCAAAGGCGGAAAACCTCTGGAAATGGCACACAAG ATCAAGACTGTGATGTTTGATAAGACGGGGACCATTACTTGTGGAGTTCCTAAAGTCATGAGGGTTCTTCTGCTGGGAGACACAGCTGTGCTCTCTCTGAAGAAGGTACTGGCAGTGGTTGGCACTGCAGAAGCCAGCAGTGAGCATCCTTTAGGAGTGGCGGTCACTAAATACTGCAAAGAG GAGCTTGGCACTCAGAGCCTGGGATACTGCACCAACTTCCAGGCAGTCCCAGGTTGTGGCATCAGCTGCAAAGTAGGTGGTGTTGAGGCTGTCGTGGGTGTGGCTGATGAGGGTGTTGATAAGTTGGACGCTAACAAGagtggggacagcagtgctCTTCTGGGAGATGGCACACTGATCACACTCTCTGAATCGAATG GTTCATCATCTTCCCACACATACTCAGTATTGATTGGAAATCGTGAGTGGATGCGACGGAATGGCTTGCATATTGCAAACGATGTCAATGATGCCATGACAGACCATGAAACTAAAGGACAGACAGCCATATTAGTGGCTATAGATG GTGTCTTGTGTGGAATGATCGCAATTGCAGACACTGTCAAGCAGGAGGCAGCCCTTGCTGTGCACACACTGAAGAACATGGGAATAGATGTGGTGCTGATAACGGGTGACAACAGGAAAACTGCAAAAGCCATTGCTACTCAG GTTGGGATCAAAAAAGTCTTCGCTGAGGTTCTTCCTTCTCACAAAGTTGCAAAGGTCCAAGAACTCCAAAATGGGAGGAGAAAGGTTGCGATGGTTGGTGATGGAGTCAATGATTCCCCTGCACTAGCCAGGGCCGACATTGGAATTGCAATTGGAACGGGCACCGATGTTGCCATTGAAGCAGCAGATGTTGTTCTTATCCGA AATGACTTGCTGGATGTAGTTGCCAGTATTCACTTATCGAAGAGAACAGTGCGGAGAATACGAATAAATCTGATTCTTGCCTTAATTTATAACCTGCTTGGAATACCAATAGCAGCAG GTGTGTTCATGCCTGCTGGTCTTGTGCTTCAGCCTTGGATGGGATCAGCTGCCATGGCAGCTTCTTCTGTGTCTGTCGTGCTGTCTTCCCTGCAGCTGAAATG ctATAAGAAGCCAGACACAGAAAGTTATGAAGCTCAAGCTCAAGGCTGCATGAAGCCGCTTACCCCTTCCCAAATCAGTGTTCATATTGGAATGGATGACAGGAGGAGGGATTCATCCAGATCGGCTCCGTGGGATCAAATTAGCCAAGTGTCTCTTTCTTCCTTGACTTCAGACAAGCTGCCGAGACATAATGGGTTTTTTGAGGAGGAAGGGGACAAGTGGTCACTGCTGATGAATGGAGGAGATGAAGAACAGTACATCTGA